In Massilia antarctica, the following are encoded in one genomic region:
- a CDS encoding GNAT family N-acetyltransferase, with protein sequence MSIANESPDQPDVTALIAELDAYQDSLYPPECRYALDLASLKQSNVLFAVARDSTGQAIGCGAIVLEPEFGEVKRLYVSPRSRGQGVARGLMALLEARAMAAGCQVFRLETGPFQPEAMGMYISAGYARRGPYGDYKDDPMSIFMEKRIAA encoded by the coding sequence ATGAGCATCGCCAACGAATCGCCCGACCAGCCTGACGTGACCGCCCTCATCGCCGAACTCGATGCTTACCAGGACAGCCTGTACCCGCCGGAATGCAGGTATGCGCTGGACCTGGCGTCGTTAAAGCAATCGAATGTCCTGTTTGCCGTGGCGAGGGACAGTACGGGCCAGGCGATCGGCTGCGGGGCGATCGTGCTCGAACCGGAATTTGGCGAAGTCAAACGCCTGTATGTCAGTCCCCGGAGCCGGGGGCAAGGCGTCGCCAGGGGGCTCATGGCATTGCTCGAAGCGCGGGCCATGGCGGCGGGCTGTCAGGTGTTCCGGCTAGAAACCGGACCGTTCCAGCCCGAGGCGATGGGAATGTATATATCGGCCGGCTATGCGCGGCGCGGACCGTATGGCGATTACAAGGACGATCCGATGAGTATATTCATGGAAAAGCGCATCGCAGCCTGA
- a CDS encoding calcium-binding protein encodes MAKFWYGSESDDHFTGDNFDETMIGNSGNDTLEGLGGNDYLSGGYGNDILDGGFGNDNLNGGKGSDIILGGDGNDAICGGSGSDVDRLSGGRGADTFDFYDWGHGRTDIITDFNFAEGDVLRIFHGTVGSNDDGLVVFDQMLQVGGDTILKEGSATIQLIGVDLNALIASGSIHYLPT; translated from the coding sequence ATGGCTAAATTTTGGTATGGTAGCGAGTCCGACGATCATTTTACTGGCGATAATTTCGACGAAACGATGATAGGGAACAGCGGCAACGACACTCTCGAAGGCTTGGGCGGCAACGATTATCTGTCCGGAGGCTACGGCAACGATATACTTGATGGTGGCTTCGGAAATGACAATCTGAATGGCGGCAAGGGAAGCGACATTATCCTGGGTGGCGACGGTAACGACGCCATCTGCGGCGGTAGTGGCAGCGATGTCGATCGTTTATCAGGTGGACGCGGCGCGGATACCTTTGATTTTTACGACTGGGGTCATGGCAGAACCGATATCATCACGGATTTTAATTTTGCCGAAGGTGACGTTCTTCGGATCTTTCACGGAACGGTTGGAAGCAATGATGATGGACTGGTTGTCTTCGACCAGATGTTGCAAGTGGGCGGCGATACGATATTAAAGGAGGGTAGCGCCACTATTCAATTAATTGGCGTTGACCTGAACGCGTTGATCGCCTCGGGCAGCATTCATTATTTGCCTACTTAG
- a CDS encoding tetratricopeptide repeat protein yields MSLINKMLQDLDKRGAPGADGAPADIRPVGRSERAVPLPVVMGALAGVLILGAGAAIGWRFLHQQPVAPGPQLVIKPPEQLPLPQAVQPPQIARVATTPPPPQPAASPATESSTLRRIPELEKMQKTLLQSTRDASLAAPAVTDKGLPAGQSAQKELPALARTERERIRRSREPEVAAAEAGKNRPAAPLRTKTLETDVEVAPQSGRQAPAGLGAEGAYRRALASLQEGRIAEAVAQLEQALGIDARHEAARQTLVGILIEQRRTDEAMRLLQAGLALDTRQPAMAMLLARLQIDSGGSGVATLMASLPAAVGNGEYHAFLAGALQRERRHQEAVEQYQAALRGTPDNAVWSMGLGISLEAEKRLPEALAAFQRARAAGTLSPELQGFVERKVGALGR; encoded by the coding sequence ATGAGTCTGATCAACAAGATGCTGCAAGACCTCGACAAGCGCGGCGCGCCCGGCGCCGATGGCGCCCCGGCCGATATCCGCCCGGTGGGGCGCAGCGAGCGCGCCGTGCCGCTGCCGGTGGTGATGGGGGCGCTGGCGGGCGTGCTGATCCTGGGCGCAGGCGCGGCGATCGGCTGGCGTTTCCTGCACCAGCAGCCGGTGGCGCCGGGCCCGCAGCTCGTGATCAAGCCGCCGGAACAATTGCCGCTGCCGCAAGCCGTCCAGCCGCCCCAGATTGCGAGAGTGGCGACGACGCCGCCGCCACCGCAGCCTGCGGCTAGTCCGGCAACGGAGTCGTCCACGCTCAGGCGTATTCCGGAGCTGGAAAAGATGCAAAAGACGCTGCTTCAGAGCACCCGGGATGCTTCCCTGGCTGCACCTGCGGTAACGGACAAGGGATTGCCCGCCGGGCAGTCCGCGCAGAAGGAGCTTCCCGCGCTGGCGCGGACGGAACGGGAGCGGATCAGGCGCAGCCGGGAGCCGGAGGTGGCCGCGGCTGAAGCCGGCAAAAATCGCCCGGCGGCCCCACTGCGCACGAAGACCTTGGAAACGGACGTCGAGGTGGCGCCGCAGTCCGGACGTCAGGCGCCGGCCGGGCTGGGTGCCGAGGGCGCTTACCGGCGCGCCCTGGCCAGCCTGCAGGAAGGGCGCATAGCGGAGGCGGTGGCGCAGCTGGAGCAGGCGCTTGGCATCGATGCGCGCCACGAGGCGGCGCGCCAGACCCTGGTCGGCATCCTGATCGAGCAGCGCCGCACCGACGAGGCGATGCGCTTGCTGCAGGCCGGGCTGGCGCTCGACACCAGACAGCCGGCCATGGCCATGCTGCTGGCGCGCCTGCAGATCGACAGCGGCGGATCCGGGGTAGCGACCCTGATGGCGAGCTTGCCGGCGGCCGTGGGCAATGGCGAGTACCACGCCTTCCTGGCCGGCGCGCTGCAGCGCGAGCGGCGCCACCAGGAGGCGGTGGAGCAGTATCAGGCCGCGCTGCGCGGCACGCCCGACAATGCTGTGTGGTCGATGGGACTGGGGATCTCGCTGGAAGCCGAAAAGCGGCTCCCGGAAGCGCTGGCGGCGTTCCAGCGCGCCCGGGCGGCGGGGACCTTGTCGCCCGAGTTGCAGGGGTTTGTCGAGCGCAAGGTGGGCGCATTGGGGCGCTGA
- a CDS encoding putative toxin-antitoxin system toxin component, PIN family, translating into MIPAPAKRIVLDTNVCLDLFVFHDPRWASLLAAIERGAVEAVTRADCREEYLVVLHYKHLPLDEASRPLAAARFDALIAVVAPDTKPVRLPVCTDRDDQKFLELARDASADILITKDKALLKLARKTAQAGMFRIMLPEAWVKLTAAEPAAQT; encoded by the coding sequence ATGATACCCGCTCCAGCCAAACGCATCGTGCTCGACACCAATGTCTGCCTCGACCTGTTCGTCTTCCACGATCCGCGCTGGGCCAGCCTGCTGGCCGCCATCGAGCGTGGCGCGGTCGAGGCCGTCACCCGCGCCGATTGTCGCGAGGAATATCTGGTGGTGCTGCACTACAAGCACCTGCCGCTCGACGAAGCGAGCCGCCCGCTTGCGGCGGCGCGCTTCGACGCCTTGATCGCCGTCGTCGCGCCGGACACCAAACCGGTGCGCCTGCCGGTCTGCACCGACCGCGACGACCAGAAATTCCTGGAACTGGCGCGCGATGCGAGCGCCGATATCCTCATTACCAAGGACAAGGCGCTACTGAAACTGGCGCGCAAGACGGCGCAGGCGGGCATGTTCCGCATCATGCTGCCCGAGGCCTGGGTCAAGCTGACAGCTGCGGAACCGGCCGCTCAAACCTGA
- the yaaA gene encoding peroxide stress protein YaaA — translation MLIVLSPAKSLDLETPPTTELHTTPDFLDRSSALIDVLRHYSPPELASLMHLSDTLADLNVGRYASWSKDTSEARQAIMAFNGDVYAGFDARTLKPGQLDYAQHSVRILSGLYGVLRPLDLIHPHRLEMGTKLATPQGKDLYAFWGETVTGALNEAIAAKGAKVLVNLASQEYFKSVKPKLLSVPVVTPVFEDWKGGKYKIISFFAKRARGLMARYAAVKGIVDAEKLKSFKVDGYAFDKHDSDDRTWVFRRKVEV, via the coding sequence ATGCTGATTGTCTTGTCGCCCGCCAAATCGCTGGACCTTGAAACGCCCCCGACCACCGAACTTCACACCACGCCCGATTTTCTCGACCGTTCCAGCGCGCTGATCGACGTGCTGCGCCACTATTCGCCGCCCGAGCTGGCCAGCCTGATGCATCTGTCCGATACCCTGGCCGACCTCAACGTCGGCCGCTACGCGAGCTGGAGCAAGGACACCAGCGAGGCGCGCCAGGCGATCATGGCCTTCAACGGCGACGTCTACGCCGGCTTCGATGCGCGCACCCTCAAGCCGGGCCAGCTCGATTATGCGCAGCACAGCGTGCGTATTTTATCCGGGCTGTACGGTGTGCTGCGCCCGCTCGACCTGATTCATCCGCACCGGCTCGAGATGGGCACCAAGCTGGCCACGCCGCAGGGCAAGGACCTGTACGCGTTCTGGGGTGAAACCGTCACCGGCGCGCTCAATGAGGCGATTGCTGCCAAGGGGGCCAAGGTGCTGGTCAATCTGGCGTCGCAGGAATACTTCAAGTCGGTCAAGCCCAAGCTGCTGTCGGTGCCGGTCGTCACCCCCGTGTTCGAGGACTGGAAGGGCGGCAAGTACAAGATCATTTCCTTCTTCGCCAAACGGGCGCGCGGGTTGATGGCGCGCTATGCGGCGGTCAAGGGCATTGTCGATGCCGAGAAGCTCAAGAGTTTCAAGGTCGATGGCTATGCGTTCGACAAGCATGATTCCGACGACCGCACGTGGGTGTTCAGGCGCAAGGTCGAGGTTTGA
- a CDS encoding HD-GYP domain-containing protein: MAIRRITLADLAFGEPLRWDIFSTPSSNRPLLQKGQVLAPGQLDDWIEAGLYAEASSPVSVLQSLNQINRRLERTLMDLRDQGSADRELRAIAEDLIATVERGADIALAAIFLNQIAGAYAVRHCTEAAVVACLIARAMLKTPAEVLVITAAALSMNVGMVRQAELFQNKDGALSHEERALVRRHPSASVDMLRFAGVSDDAWLDLVLMHHENDDGSGYPAGKLGDEISQNAKLIGLADRYCAFVSARNYRRSLLPPVALQRLCAGNEMPYDQIVLGHFATQIGAYPPGTLVRLENGELGVVARRDEDGAGLAVHVLRAADGKTLPEAQQRLTSQPGCAIAEALHEDHAKLRFPMKQIWGELASL, from the coding sequence ATGGCAATCAGGCGCATCACCCTGGCAGATCTGGCATTCGGCGAACCGCTGCGCTGGGATATTTTCAGCACGCCCTCGTCGAACCGTCCGCTGCTGCAAAAAGGCCAGGTCCTCGCGCCCGGCCAGCTGGACGACTGGATCGAAGCCGGCCTGTACGCCGAAGCCTCGTCGCCGGTGTCGGTGCTGCAATCGCTGAACCAGATCAACCGCCGCCTCGAACGCACCCTGATGGACTTGCGCGACCAGGGCAGCGCCGACCGCGAACTGCGCGCCATCGCCGAAGACCTGATCGCCACCGTCGAACGCGGTGCCGACATCGCCCTGGCCGCCATTTTCCTCAACCAGATCGCCGGCGCCTATGCCGTGCGTCATTGCACCGAGGCGGCCGTCGTCGCTTGCCTGATCGCGCGCGCCATGCTCAAGACACCGGCCGAAGTGCTGGTGATCACGGCCGCCGCCCTGAGCATGAACGTGGGCATGGTACGCCAGGCCGAACTGTTCCAGAACAAGGATGGCGCGCTGTCGCACGAAGAACGGGCGCTGGTGCGGCGCCATCCCTCGGCCAGCGTCGACATGCTGCGCTTTGCCGGCGTCAGCGACGACGCCTGGCTCGACCTGGTGCTGATGCATCACGAAAATGACGATGGCAGCGGTTATCCGGCCGGCAAGCTGGGCGACGAGATTTCGCAAAACGCCAAGCTGATCGGGCTGGCCGACCGCTATTGCGCCTTTGTCTCGGCGCGCAATTACCGGCGCTCCCTGCTGCCGCCGGTGGCCCTGCAACGCTTATGCGCAGGTAACGAGATGCCCTACGACCAGATCGTGCTCGGGCATTTCGCCACGCAGATCGGCGCCTATCCGCCCGGCACCCTGGTGCGGCTGGAGAACGGGGAGCTGGGCGTGGTGGCGCGACGCGACGAGGACGGCGCGGGGCTGGCGGTGCACGTGCTGCGCGCGGCCGACGGCAAGACCTTGCCCGAGGCGCAGCAGCGCCTGACCAGCCAGCCCGGCTGCGCGATCGCGGAAGCCCTGCATGAAGACCATGCGAAGTTACGCTTTCCGATGAAGCAGATCTGGGGCGAGCTGGCCAGTTTGTAG
- a CDS encoding outer membrane protein assembly factor BamD produces MQKKLSRVVARTVATTVAASLLLGLSACSLLPEKTDETKNWPVTKLYAEAREEMAGGHYEAAIKLFERLETNYPFGNYAVQAQMEIAYAYYKSQDQAQALAAVERFIKLHPNHANVDYMYYLRGLINFNDQIGFLSFVYEQDPTERDPKATREAFAAFKALVDKFPESIYAADSIARMKYLVNAMAQYEVHVANYYHDRGAYLASLNRAMAAVSDYQDAPAREEALFLMMRNYDKLGMPELRDDTKRIFVRNYPNSKFLDPNASGKSWWKFWARSNRPAR; encoded by the coding sequence ATGCAAAAAAAATTATCGCGTGTTGTTGCCCGTACTGTTGCTACTACCGTTGCTGCTTCTCTTCTGCTCGGTTTGTCCGCTTGCAGCTTGTTGCCGGAAAAAACCGACGAGACCAAAAACTGGCCGGTGACGAAATTATACGCTGAGGCACGCGAAGAAATGGCCGGTGGCCACTACGAGGCGGCAATCAAGCTGTTCGAGCGCCTCGAAACCAACTACCCGTTCGGCAATTATGCAGTGCAGGCGCAGATGGAAATCGCCTACGCCTACTACAAGAGCCAGGACCAGGCGCAGGCGCTGGCGGCGGTGGAGCGCTTCATCAAGCTGCACCCGAACCATGCCAACGTCGACTACATGTACTACCTGCGCGGGCTGATCAACTTCAACGACCAGATCGGCTTCCTGAGCTTCGTCTACGAGCAAGACCCGACCGAACGCGACCCGAAAGCGACGCGCGAAGCGTTCGCCGCCTTCAAGGCCCTGGTCGACAAGTTCCCTGAGAGCATCTACGCGGCGGATTCGATTGCCCGCATGAAGTATCTGGTGAATGCGATGGCGCAGTACGAAGTGCACGTTGCCAACTACTACCACGATCGCGGCGCGTATCTTGCGTCGCTGAACCGTGCGATGGCGGCGGTATCGGACTACCAGGATGCGCCGGCGCGCGAAGAAGCGCTGTTCCTGATGATGCGCAACTACGACAAGCTGGGCATGCCGGAGCTGCGCGACGACACCAAGCGCATTTTCGTGCGCAACTACCCGAACAGCAAGTTCCTCGACCCGAACGCCAGCGGCAAATCGTGGTGGAAGTTCTGGGCCAGGTCAAACCGTCCGGCCCGCTGA
- a CDS encoding pyridoxal phosphate-dependent aminotransferase, which translates to MSTPVLHTRLPAVGTTVFSLMSALASEHGAVNLGQGFPDFACDPALLDHVDTAMRAGHNQYPMMTGVPALREAISAKIAALYGAQYNPASEITVTAGATQALTTAILCCVHPGDEVIVIEPAYDSYLPAITLAGGVPVPVAMQLGEQGYSVPWDRIAAAVTPRTRLIVINTPHNPTGSILRAPDLHALADIVRGSDILILSDEVYEHMVYDGAGHESVCRYPELAERSFVVSSFGKTYHVTGWKIGYVAAPASLMAEFRKVHQYNVFSVNTPMQHGLATYMADPAPYRDLPAFYQRKRDLFRDGLKGSRFTLLPADGTYFQCVKYEAISPILESDFAQWLTTDIKVAAIPVSAFYSQGRESGIVRFCFAKKDETLRLALERLARL; encoded by the coding sequence ATGTCCACTCCCGTCCTGCATACCCGCCTGCCCGCCGTCGGCACCACCGTCTTTTCGCTGATGTCGGCGCTGGCCAGCGAGCATGGCGCGGTCAACCTGGGCCAGGGCTTTCCCGATTTCGCCTGCGACCCTGCCCTGCTCGATCATGTCGACACGGCCATGCGCGCCGGTCACAACCAGTATCCGATGATGACCGGCGTGCCCGCCTTGCGCGAAGCTATCTCCGCCAAGATTGCCGCCCTCTACGGCGCACAATACAACCCCGCCAGCGAGATCACCGTCACCGCCGGTGCCACCCAGGCCTTGACCACCGCCATCCTGTGCTGCGTGCACCCCGGCGACGAAGTGATCGTCATCGAACCGGCCTACGACAGCTACCTGCCCGCCATCACCCTGGCCGGCGGCGTGCCAGTGCCGGTCGCCATGCAGCTCGGCGAGCAAGGCTACAGCGTGCCGTGGGACCGCATCGCCGCGGCCGTCACCCCGCGCACGCGCCTGATCGTCATCAACACCCCGCACAACCCGACCGGCTCGATCCTGCGCGCGCCCGACCTGCACGCCCTGGCCGACATCGTGCGCGGCAGCGACATATTGATTTTGTCGGACGAAGTCTACGAACACATGGTCTACGACGGCGCGGGTCACGAGTCGGTATGCCGCTATCCGGAACTGGCCGAGCGCAGCTTCGTGGTATCGAGTTTCGGCAAGACTTACCACGTGACCGGCTGGAAAATCGGCTACGTCGCCGCGCCCGCCAGCCTGATGGCGGAGTTCCGCAAAGTCCACCAATACAATGTCTTCAGCGTCAACACGCCGATGCAGCACGGCCTGGCCACCTACATGGCCGATCCGGCCCCGTACCGCGACCTGCCCGCGTTTTACCAGCGCAAGCGCGACCTGTTCCGCGACGGCCTGAAAGGCTCGCGCTTCACGTTGTTGCCAGCCGACGGAACTTATTTTCAGTGCGTCAAGTATGAGGCGATTTCGCCTATACTGGAGTCGGATTTTGCACAATGGCTGACCACCGACATCAAGGTCGCCGCCATTCCCGTCTCGGCGTTTTACAGCCAGGGCCGGGAGTCCGGCATTGTGCGTTTTTGCTTCGCCAAGAAAGACGAAACCTTGCGCCTGGCGCTGGAGCGCCTCGCAAGACTGTGA
- a CDS encoding calcium-binding protein → MAKLWYGSESDDHFTGDNFDDKMIGNSGNDILEGLGGDDYLSGGYGNDTLDGGFGDDDLNGGKGSDIIQGGDGNDAICGGSGSDVDRLSGGHGADIFRFYDWGHGRTDIITDFNFAEGDVLRILHGTVGSNDDGLVVFDQMLQVGGDTILREGGATIQLIGVGLNALIASGSIHYEPT, encoded by the coding sequence ATGGCTAAACTTTGGTATGGTAGCGAGTCCGACGATCATTTCACGGGCGATAATTTCGACGATAAGATGATAGGAAATAGCGGCAACGACATTCTCGAAGGCTTGGGCGGCGACGATTATCTGTCCGGAGGCTACGGCAACGATACGCTTGATGGCGGCTTCGGAGATGATGATCTGAATGGCGGCAAGGGAAGCGACATCATCCAGGGTGGCGACGGTAACGACGCCATCTGCGGCGGTAGCGGCAGTGATGTCGACCGTTTATCAGGTGGACACGGCGCGGATATTTTTAGGTTTTACGACTGGGGTCATGGTAGAACCGATATCATCACCGATTTTAATTTTGCCGAAGGTGACGTTCTTCGTATCCTTCACGGAACGGTTGGAAGCAATGATGACGGACTGGTTGTCTTCGACCAGATGTTGCAAGTTGGCGGCGATACGATCTTAAGGGAGGGCGGCGCCACTATTCAATTGATTGGAGTTGGTCTGAACGCGTTGATCGCCTCGGGCAGCATTCATTACGAGCCTACTTAG